The Rhizobium indicum genome has a segment encoding these proteins:
- a CDS encoding cysteine rich repeat-containing protein gives MSTRTRLLGGALVAFLALTGPARADTISFADAVSTLANDCGSDIKKFCKGLNLGSGRIQNCLEAHAAKVSPTCTSTLASVTTSIEQRLAAQSSFTAICKHYVAQFCSGVVGEGNILSCLNKATRVNEGQCGQAITDAGWR, from the coding sequence ATGTCGACGAGAACCAGACTGTTAGGAGGGGCGCTGGTCGCGTTCCTGGCGCTCACCGGGCCGGCCCGTGCCGACACCATCAGCTTCGCCGACGCGGTGAGCACGCTCGCCAACGACTGCGGATCCGACATCAAGAAGTTTTGCAAGGGCCTGAACCTCGGAAGCGGCCGCATCCAGAACTGCCTCGAGGCCCATGCCGCAAAAGTCTCGCCGACCTGCACGTCGACACTGGCGAGCGTCACCACCTCGATCGAGCAGCGCCTTGCCGCCCAGTCGTCGTTCACCGCGATCTGCAAGCACTACGTCGCGCAGTTCTGCAGCGGCGTAGTGGGCGAGGGCAACATTCTTTCCTGCCTGAACAAGGCGACCCGCGTGAACGAAGGCCAGTGCGGCCAGGCCATCACCGACGCCGGCTGGCGGTGA